From one Flavobacterium sp. N502536 genomic stretch:
- a CDS encoding TonB-dependent receptor — MKSNFFKNNWLTITSCFILFFGAGSVQAQKISLLEKKITIERENDSIGAYITSIITQGVNLSLSNNKLNLGKKIKISKGTYKLRTLLNLLFASESVKFLERDSKIIIYTVSRAPDPFTISGFVYAGDSKEALPYATVRVLNTNIAVNCNDYGYYTITLPENKYIINVSYTGFTSQTDTITVNNTIKKNFNLAMGLSLATVEIKSSKKPLNELSSIVDTQHVNTLPFLMGQSDPLKLLTLKPGTYGNSLNVRGGSTDQNLVLLDGVPIYNYNHFTNLLSIFDSQAIKQISFFKGGFPARYEGRLSSVIDIKTKDGDMQSYHGAVNIGLLTGSAMIEGPIVKDKVSFMISARRSWIDALTKVLFDKDFNFKYRMYDAYFKINYFIDPSNRIYLGAYTGGDLIGANFFSSEPPQLTWNNRTLSLRWNRVYNPRLFQNSVLLLSNYDNQFANDGIEEIRKFRITDVGIENNLNYHWSSFLNSAIGLRVNMTSFSSKNTGNDQHIKSLHFKTYWDNDITLSDKFRMKAGLHYATFFTHDKVYNSFQPRTNLVYKYNNSNSFFASYAIMEQFYHQIVENTYALPSDLRMPSSDQLPPEKAFIYEVGYEKTLTKGYIRLQFYEKKVSNILMYKPLYDTSDQNKTQPPLIGSGNSRGLELEFSKQFKKFDVQASYTLSKATVRFPTINNDQTFNSPNDITNQIKGAVTWNINQSWVLSTLFNYSSGVLISAPDSFSYSDKKDSYLLDPNQNNEISKPNNYRLPRNYNVDIGVSRTKKTKSGNQARLYFGVNNLIGQSPPFILETSLTNGVFNLEQVRMFKYFPYVGYTYIFGAAKEKLN, encoded by the coding sequence GTGAAAAGTAATTTTTTCAAAAATAACTGGTTAACCATTACCTCCTGTTTTATACTTTTTTTTGGTGCCGGATCCGTACAAGCTCAAAAGATAAGCTTACTGGAAAAAAAGATTACTATCGAAAGAGAAAATGATAGTATCGGAGCTTATATTACCTCGATTATAACACAAGGTGTAAATTTATCTCTAAGCAACAACAAGCTCAATCTGGGCAAAAAGATAAAGATCAGCAAAGGAACCTATAAATTGAGAACGCTTCTAAATCTTCTTTTTGCATCAGAATCCGTAAAATTTCTGGAAAGAGACAGTAAAATAATTATCTACACGGTTTCGCGAGCTCCCGATCCCTTTACTATTAGCGGATTTGTTTATGCAGGAGACAGCAAAGAAGCGCTACCCTACGCTACCGTACGGGTTTTAAACACAAACATTGCTGTTAATTGTAATGATTATGGTTATTATACGATAACATTACCCGAAAACAAGTACATTATAAATGTGAGTTATACCGGTTTTACTTCGCAAACCGATACGATAACCGTAAACAATACCATTAAAAAAAACTTCAATCTTGCAATGGGGCTGTCCCTTGCTACGGTTGAGATCAAATCATCAAAAAAACCTCTAAATGAGCTTTCCAGCATAGTAGATACTCAGCATGTCAACACTCTTCCCTTTCTAATGGGGCAGTCAGACCCGCTAAAACTTCTTACGTTAAAACCAGGCACCTATGGCAACTCTTTAAATGTAAGAGGAGGCTCAACCGACCAGAATTTGGTTTTATTAGATGGTGTTCCAATTTACAACTACAATCATTTTACCAATTTATTATCTATTTTCGATTCGCAGGCCATCAAACAAATCAGTTTTTTCAAAGGAGGCTTTCCGGCTCGTTACGAAGGAAGACTCTCGTCAGTCATAGATATTAAAACAAAAGATGGTGACATGCAGTCCTACCATGGGGCGGTTAATATTGGCTTACTAACGGGTTCTGCAATGATTGAGGGACCTATTGTAAAAGACAAGGTATCTTTTATGATTAGCGCCAGGAGAAGCTGGATCGATGCTTTGACTAAAGTGCTTTTTGACAAGGATTTTAATTTTAAATATCGGATGTACGATGCCTATTTTAAAATTAACTATTTTATTGATCCGTCGAACAGAATCTATCTGGGTGCCTATACCGGCGGAGATCTTATCGGTGCAAATTTTTTTTCTTCCGAACCACCCCAGCTTACCTGGAACAACAGAACACTTTCTTTACGCTGGAACAGGGTGTACAACCCCAGACTGTTTCAGAATTCGGTTTTATTGTTAAGCAACTATGACAACCAGTTTGCAAATGATGGTATAGAAGAAATCAGAAAGTTTCGTATTACAGACGTTGGTATTGAAAACAACCTGAATTATCACTGGTCGTCTTTCCTAAATAGCGCAATCGGTTTAAGAGTAAACATGACCTCTTTTTCCAGTAAAAACACAGGTAATGATCAACATATAAAGTCATTACATTTCAAAACCTATTGGGATAATGATATAACCTTGTCGGATAAATTTCGAATGAAAGCCGGTCTTCATTATGCAACATTTTTTACGCACGACAAAGTTTACAATTCTTTCCAGCCCCGTACCAATTTGGTTTATAAGTACAATAATTCTAATAGTTTCTTTGCCTCCTATGCTATAATGGAACAGTTTTATCATCAAATTGTCGAAAATACCTATGCTTTACCCTCAGATTTACGCATGCCGAGTTCAGATCAGTTACCTCCCGAAAAGGCTTTTATTTATGAGGTAGGCTATGAAAAAACTTTAACCAAAGGATATATCAGACTGCAGTTTTACGAAAAAAAAGTATCCAATATTTTAATGTATAAACCTCTTTATGATACTTCAGATCAAAACAAAACACAGCCCCCTCTGATCGGGTCCGGTAATTCAAGAGGTTTGGAACTTGAATTTTCCAAGCAGTTCAAAAAATTTGACGTACAGGCATCCTATACCCTGAGCAAAGCAACAGTGAGGTTTCCAACGATAAATAACGACCAGACCTTTAATTCTCCAAACGATATAACCAATCAGATAAAAGGAGCCGTTACCTGGAATATTAATCAATCCTGGGTACTATCAACCCTGTTCAATTATAGCTCCGGCGTTTTAATCTCGGCGCCAGATTCTTTTTCCTATAGCGATAAAAAAGACTCCTATTTACTGGATCCGAACCAAAACAATGAAATATCGAAACCCAATAACTACCGCTTACCGAGAAATTACAATGTCGATATTGGCGTCTCAAGAACCAAAAAAACGAAATCCGGCAACCAAGCGAGATTGTATTTTGGAGTTAACAATCTCATAGGACAATCTCCACCGTTTATCCTTGAAACAAGTTTAACTAATGGTGTATTTAATTTAGAACAAGTTAGGATGTTTAAATATTTTCCTTACGTTGGCTATACTTATATTTTTGGGGCGGCTAAGGAAAAGTTAAATTAA
- a CDS encoding FecR family protein, whose product MDNQDINILLAKHFSGETKPEEEAVLMNWIKDNPDEYISLKIFFAESQQLDSPQLFDTNHAWERIAPHLSSTKGTVFQLYKKYIYATAVAAVFILISTFTFLYANAEITVQTANGQVKSIELSDGSLVTLNDNSSITYKRFLWNNRTVSLKGEAFFEVEHDKSRPFSVNTGTLLVKVLGTSFVVKTTEKEKSVAVVTGKVNVTANPIQQTVILEKNQAVHYASNKLIKSDTADKNLLSWKTKSLSFENTPLQKAFEDIENCYHIKIQVEGKISDSCTVTANFKNESIKEIFEEFRLLFGLSYTQKGNTISVKNISCEK is encoded by the coding sequence ATGGACAACCAAGATATTAATATATTATTAGCAAAGCATTTTTCAGGAGAAACGAAACCTGAAGAAGAAGCCGTATTAATGAATTGGATCAAAGACAATCCTGACGAATATATTTCGCTTAAGATTTTCTTTGCAGAAAGTCAGCAATTAGATTCTCCTCAGTTATTTGACACCAACCATGCCTGGGAACGTATCGCTCCACATTTATCCTCCACAAAGGGAACTGTATTTCAATTGTACAAAAAATACATCTATGCCACAGCAGTTGCCGCCGTTTTCATTTTAATAAGTACGTTTACTTTTTTGTATGCGAATGCCGAGATAACGGTTCAGACCGCTAATGGACAGGTAAAAAGTATCGAATTGAGCGATGGTTCTTTAGTTACGCTGAACGACAACTCGAGTATTACCTATAAAAGATTTTTATGGAACAACCGTACTGTCAGCTTAAAAGGAGAAGCTTTCTTTGAAGTAGAACACGACAAAAGCAGACCTTTTTCTGTAAATACAGGTACCCTATTAGTAAAAGTTTTAGGAACTTCTTTTGTTGTAAAAACAACAGAAAAAGAAAAATCGGTGGCAGTGGTTACAGGAAAAGTGAACGTTACCGCCAATCCTATCCAACAAACAGTCATTCTGGAGAAAAACCAGGCGGTTCATTACGCTTCCAACAAATTAATTAAAAGTGATACAGCCGATAAAAACTTACTTTCATGGAAAACAAAGTCTCTTTCTTTCGAAAATACCCCACTTCAAAAAGCATTTGAGGATATCGAAAACTGTTATCATATTAAAATACAGGTGGAAGGAAAAATCTCTGATTCCTGTACCGTTACCGCCAATTTTAAAAACGAATCGATAAAAGAGATATTTGAAGAATTCCGTTTATTGTTTGGGCTTAGTTATACACAAAAAGGCAATACGATTTCGGTGAAAAACATATCTTGTGAAAAGTAA
- the mce gene encoding methylmalonyl-CoA epimerase, protein MVNKIEHIGIAVKNMEDANVLFEKLLGVPSYKMESVESEGVLTSFFQTGTNKIELLVATNPESPIAKFLEKKGEGIHHIAFDVEDIHAEIARLKNEGFVLINDVPKKGADNKLVVFLHPKNTNGVLVELCQEIR, encoded by the coding sequence ATGGTAAATAAAATTGAGCATATCGGAATCGCGGTGAAGAATATGGAAGATGCCAATGTGTTATTCGAAAAATTATTAGGAGTTCCGTCGTATAAAATGGAATCGGTAGAGAGCGAGGGCGTTTTAACTTCGTTTTTCCAAACCGGAACCAACAAAATTGAGCTTTTGGTGGCGACCAATCCGGAAAGTCCTATTGCGAAGTTTTTGGAGAAAAAAGGAGAAGGGATACACCATATCGCTTTTGATGTCGAAGACATTCATGCCGAAATTGCCCGCCTGAAAAACGAAGGTTTTGTGTTGATTAACGACGTTCCGAAGAAAGGCGCCGACAATAAGTTGGTAGTTTTTTTACATCCAAAGAATACGAATGGTGTTTTGGTGGAGCTTTGTCAGGAAATTAGATAA
- a CDS encoding RNA polymerase sigma-70 factor yields MNEDLKHFKQLFSELYQPLCNHAYKYLQDRDESEDVVQELMIKIWETRKDLLSEKSLKYYLYIAVKNRCITLLRKKTYMLDIDEMSIDIAEEIPETKPLPDANQLIEEAFNGIPPKCLEIFKLSRIENLSYKQIAEKLEISIKTVENQMGKAIKHIREFVKQHPNLILLFKIWYFSHYIVGVLKEFVFYLKEV; encoded by the coding sequence ATGAATGAGGACTTAAAGCATTTTAAACAATTATTCTCCGAGCTTTACCAGCCATTGTGCAATCATGCCTATAAATATCTTCAGGATAGGGACGAAAGTGAAGATGTGGTGCAGGAACTGATGATTAAAATATGGGAAACCCGCAAGGATTTACTTTCTGAAAAGAGTCTTAAATATTACCTGTATATAGCGGTTAAGAACCGGTGCATAACCCTTCTGAGAAAAAAAACTTATATGCTTGACATTGATGAAATGTCGATCGATATTGCCGAAGAAATTCCCGAAACTAAACCCTTACCAGATGCGAATCAGCTTATAGAAGAGGCGTTTAACGGAATTCCACCAAAATGTCTTGAAATTTTTAAACTGAGCCGTATTGAAAATTTAAGCTATAAACAAATTGCGGAGAAATTAGAAATATCAATAAAAACAGTAGAAAACCAGATGGGTAAAGCCATCAAACACATACGGGAGTTTGTCAAACAGCATCCCAACTTAATTCTTTTATTTAAGATATGGTATTTTAGTCATTATATCGTGGGGGTTTTGAAAGAATTTGTGTTTTATTTAAAAGAGGTATAA